GACGACGACCTCGATGCGGACCTTGGGGACGAGGTCGACCTGGTACTCGGCGCCGCGGTACACCTCGGTGTGGCCGCGCTGGCGTCCGTATCCGCTGGCCTCGGTCACGGTCAGGCCGTGCACCCCGAGTTCCTGGAGGGCGGTCTTGACCTCGTCGAGGCGGTACGGCTTGACGATCGCGGTGATGAGCTTCATGCCTGGGTCTTGACCTTCTGAGCGGCGGGGACTGCGGACGCGGAGACCGGGGCTCCGTGGCCCAGGACCCCGTGATCGTAAGCCGTCTCGGCGTGCACCGTAAGGTCCAGGCCGGTGTGCTCGTGGTCCTCGTCCGCGCGCAGGCCCATGACCTTGTCGAGCAGCTTTCCGATGCCGTACGTGACGGTGAAGGCGTACGCCCCGACGGCCACGACGGCGACGAGCT
Above is a genomic segment from Streptomyces sp. R21 containing:
- a CDS encoding P-II family nitrogen regulator, with the translated sequence MKLITAIVKPYRLDEVKTALQELGVHGLTVTEASGYGRQRGHTEVYRGAEYQVDLVPKVRIEVVVDDADSDPVIEAIVKAARTGKIGDGKVWALPVETVVRVRTGERGPDAL